Proteins encoded in a region of the Streptomyces violaceoruber genome:
- a CDS encoding DEAD/DEAH box helicase has protein sequence MNRTRTNDRFARTRHGGADSGKGGSRFGSPAPRRPAGPSRSGGYGRRPGAVQGEFALPRTITPALPAAEGFADLDMPGELLAALGQQGVTVPFPIQAATLPNSLAGRDIMGRGRTGSGKTLAFGLALLARTAGRRAEPRQPLGLVLVPTRELAQQVTDALTPYARSVKLRLATVVGGMSIGRQASALRGGAEVVVATPGRLKDLIDRGDCRLNQVSITVLDEADQMADMGFMPQVTALLDQVRPEGQRMLFSATLDRNVDLLVRRYLSDPVVHSVDPSAGAVTTMEHHVLHVHGADKHAATTEIAARDGRVIMFLDTKHAVDRLTRDLLNSGVRAAALHGGKSQPQRTRTLAQFKTGHVTVLVATNVAARGIHVDNLDLVVNVDPPTDHKDYLHRGGRTARAGESGSVVTLVTPNQRRGMVRLMSEAGIRPQTTQVSPGDEALSRITGAQAPTGIPVVITAPATERPKKRGATSRGRRRPASATRRTPALKSTAGAAA, from the coding sequence ATGAACCGCACACGCACGAACGACCGTTTCGCTCGCACCCGTCATGGCGGTGCCGACTCCGGAAAGGGCGGCAGCCGCTTCGGTTCGCCGGCGCCGCGCCGGCCGGCCGGACCCAGCCGCTCCGGCGGTTACGGCCGCCGGCCCGGCGCCGTTCAGGGGGAGTTCGCCCTCCCCCGGACGATCACCCCCGCGCTTCCCGCTGCGGAGGGCTTCGCCGATCTCGACATGCCCGGGGAACTGCTGGCCGCGCTCGGCCAACAAGGGGTGACCGTGCCGTTCCCGATCCAGGCCGCGACCCTGCCGAACTCCCTCGCCGGCCGCGACATCATGGGCCGCGGGCGCACCGGTTCCGGAAAGACCCTCGCCTTCGGCCTGGCTCTGCTGGCCCGTACGGCCGGCCGGCGGGCCGAGCCTCGGCAGCCGCTGGGGCTGGTCCTCGTACCGACACGTGAGCTGGCGCAGCAGGTCACCGACGCGCTCACCCCGTACGCCCGCTCTGTGAAGCTGCGGCTGGCCACGGTGGTGGGCGGGATGTCGATCGGCAGGCAGGCGTCGGCGCTGCGTGGTGGCGCCGAGGTCGTCGTCGCCACTCCGGGACGTCTCAAGGACCTCATCGACCGCGGCGACTGCCGGTTGAACCAGGTCTCCATCACCGTCCTCGACGAGGCCGACCAGATGGCCGACATGGGCTTCATGCCGCAGGTCACCGCCCTGCTCGACCAGGTCCGCCCCGAAGGTCAGCGCATGCTGTTCTCCGCCACCCTCGACCGCAACGTCGACCTGCTCGTACGCCGCTACCTCAGCGACCCCGTCGTGCACTCCGTCGACCCCTCGGCCGGCGCCGTCACCACGATGGAGCACCACGTACTCCATGTCCACGGCGCCGACAAGCACGCGGCCACCACCGAGATCGCCGCACGCGACGGCCGCGTGATCATGTTCCTCGACACCAAGCACGCCGTCGACAGACTGACCCGGGACCTGCTCAACAGCGGGGTACGGGCCGCCGCCCTGCACGGCGGCAAGTCCCAGCCGCAGCGCACCCGCACCTTGGCGCAGTTCAAGACCGGACACGTCACCGTCCTGGTGGCGACCAACGTCGCGGCACGCGGAATCCACGTCGACAACCTCGACCTCGTCGTCAACGTCGACCCGCCGACCGACCACAAGGACTACCTCCACCGGGGCGGCCGCACGGCCCGCGCCGGCGAGTCCGGCAGCGTCGTCACGCTCGTCACCCCGAACCAGCGCCGCGGCATGGTCCGTCTCATGTCGGAAGCCGGGATCCGGCCGCAGACCACCCAGGTCAGCCCGGGCGACGAGGCCCTCAGCCGGATCACCGGAGCCCAGGCCCCGACCGGCATCCCGGTCGTCATCACCGCCCCGGCGACCGAACGCCCCAAGAAGCGCGGCGCCACCTCACGCGGCCGACGCCGCCCCGCCTCGGCGACCCGGCGTACCCCCGCACTCAAGTCCACGGCTGGCGCGGCCGCCTAG
- a CDS encoding CBS domain-containing protein, translated as MTPGQLQDRSVGALPLRGTVADVMDAAGPQVWYDMTVEVALSVMAAARAEHLVVCDEDARCVGLVTQARLTAVRDSSRYTDRLRLGDITDDSEPFVSPSATREEAEDAVPFGRLGLVPVVDEHGSALGVLALSR; from the coding sequence TTGACGCCAGGACAGTTGCAGGATCGCTCCGTAGGCGCTCTCCCGTTGCGCGGCACGGTGGCCGACGTCATGGACGCCGCCGGGCCACAGGTCTGGTACGACATGACCGTCGAGGTGGCGCTGTCCGTGATGGCCGCCGCCCGTGCCGAGCATCTGGTCGTCTGCGACGAGGATGCCCGGTGCGTCGGCCTGGTCACCCAGGCCCGGCTCACCGCCGTCCGGGACAGCTCCCGCTACACCGACCGGCTCCGCCTCGGTGACATCACCGACGACAGCGAGCCCTTCGTCTCACCGTCGGCCACGAGGGAGGAAGCCGAGGACGCGGTGCCCTTCGGACGGCTCGGGCTGGTGCCCGTGGTCGACGAACACGGCAGTGCCCTGGGCGTCCTCGCTCTCTCCCGCTGA
- a CDS encoding ABC transporter ATP-binding protein, with product MPELVVENIKKSFHGTAVLEDVNFTVADGEFFTLLGPSGCGKSTTLSCVAGLETPDSGTIRVGDQVFFDGTRRSTVPPEGRNLGLVFQSYALWPHMTVADNLALPLKLRKVTKGEQRRLIDDALTKVDMAHLRDRYPHQLSGGQQQRVALARGIVYSPGVLLLDEPLSNLDAKMRDQARVWLKDLQREVGITTVYVTHDQVEAMSLSDRIAVFMHGRLQQVGTPTEIYETPATPEVAGFIGRCNLLEGRVGATEGGAVQVELGETGQHLRVAGACSAGSSATVGLRSERITLTDRADAPHDGAVNVLRARIEQCSYTGARFEYELSIGDVRVHAESPVRHTDGEINLIIRPDDCLLFPAQV from the coding sequence ATGCCTGAGCTGGTCGTCGAGAACATCAAGAAGTCCTTCCACGGGACCGCGGTCCTGGAGGACGTCAACTTCACCGTCGCGGACGGGGAGTTCTTCACTCTGCTCGGCCCGTCGGGCTGCGGCAAGTCCACCACCTTGTCGTGCGTCGCGGGTCTGGAGACCCCCGACTCGGGCACCATCCGTGTCGGCGACCAGGTCTTCTTCGACGGCACCCGGCGCAGCACGGTGCCCCCCGAAGGCCGCAATCTCGGCCTGGTCTTCCAGTCGTACGCGCTCTGGCCACACATGACCGTCGCCGACAACCTCGCACTGCCGCTGAAGCTCCGCAAGGTCACCAAGGGCGAGCAACGGCGCCTCATCGACGACGCCCTCACCAAGGTCGACATGGCTCACCTGCGCGACCGCTACCCCCACCAGCTCTCCGGCGGACAGCAGCAGCGCGTCGCCCTCGCCCGAGGCATCGTCTACTCCCCCGGCGTGCTGCTCCTGGACGAACCGCTCTCCAACCTGGACGCGAAGATGCGCGACCAGGCCCGCGTCTGGCTCAAGGACCTCCAGCGGGAGGTCGGCATCACCACCGTGTACGTCACCCACGACCAGGTCGAGGCCATGTCCCTGTCCGACCGCATCGCCGTGTTCATGCACGGACGCCTCCAGCAGGTGGGCACACCGACCGAGATCTACGAGACTCCCGCCACTCCCGAGGTCGCCGGCTTCATCGGCCGCTGCAACCTCCTGGAGGGGCGCGTCGGCGCCACCGAGGGCGGAGCCGTACAGGTCGAACTGGGTGAGACCGGTCAGCACTTGAGGGTGGCCGGCGCCTGCTCCGCGGGGTCGTCCGCCACCGTGGGCCTGCGCTCGGAACGCATCACGCTCACCGACCGCGCCGACGCCCCGCACGACGGTGCCGTCAACGTGCTCCGGGCGAGGATCGAGCAGTGCTCGTACACCGGAGCGCGATTCGAGTACGAGCTCAGCATCGGCGACGTGCGCGTCCATGCCGAGAGCCCCGTCCGGCACACGGACGGCGAGATCAACCTGATCATCCGCCCGGACGACTGCCTGCTGTTCCCCGCACAGGTCTGA
- a CDS encoding ABC transporter substrate-binding protein produces MSTVPRTPAPKASSGAGPSRRHLLRGAAAVGSLTALGGTLSACTADEANAAAPQAPAYYPAAYDRIVDASRRERKLLIYSNTSQTNWQPVFDAFVRRYPWLSDIRATNLGGSAVYERYYSESGAGTSPADVLANNAGPLWGDYATRNAAADYRSPEKDHLPDWAELLPGVWTMSTDPVALIYNRKTLDPDQFPDGLRSLAAIVEARPSRFRGKIGVYDPTNAYGYASNQGYTSKVAGGWDTFRRLLPFAHADHSSGTLVEKVVSGEYDFSINLSGGVAIPAAEHSGGLLGWSYYAEGTVVMPRALSVVKTAPHPNAARLFLDFLLSAEGQAAVAEGGLVPYRPDVRQDAMDSLQDMRRRLGADRVHLYRPVRVPERVREAYVARWEKAAG; encoded by the coding sequence ATGTCCACCGTCCCCCGCACGCCCGCGCCAAAAGCGTCGTCCGGCGCCGGCCCCTCCCGCCGTCACCTCCTACGGGGCGCCGCGGCCGTCGGAAGTCTCACCGCCCTGGGCGGCACACTCTCCGCCTGCACGGCCGACGAGGCGAACGCCGCCGCCCCACAGGCCCCCGCGTACTACCCCGCCGCCTACGACAGGATCGTGGACGCCTCACGGCGGGAGCGGAAGCTCCTCATCTACTCGAACACCTCGCAGACCAACTGGCAGCCGGTCTTCGACGCGTTCGTCCGGCGCTACCCATGGCTGTCGGACATCCGCGCCACCAACCTCGGCGGCTCCGCCGTCTACGAGCGCTACTACAGCGAGTCCGGCGCCGGGACCTCCCCCGCCGACGTCCTGGCCAACAACGCGGGACCCCTGTGGGGCGACTACGCGACCCGGAACGCCGCCGCCGACTACCGCTCGCCGGAGAAGGACCACCTGCCCGACTGGGCCGAACTGCTGCCCGGCGTATGGACCATGTCGACGGACCCGGTCGCTCTCATCTACAACCGCAAGACCCTCGACCCGGACCAGTTCCCCGACGGTCTCCGGTCACTGGCGGCGATCGTGGAGGCGCGGCCGTCCCGCTTCCGCGGGAAGATCGGCGTCTACGACCCGACCAACGCCTACGGCTACGCCAGCAACCAGGGCTACACCTCGAAGGTCGCGGGCGGCTGGGACACGTTCCGGCGGCTGCTGCCGTTCGCCCACGCCGACCACTCCTCCGGCACGCTCGTGGAGAAGGTCGTCTCCGGCGAGTACGACTTCTCCATCAACCTCAGCGGCGGCGTCGCGATACCGGCCGCCGAGCACAGCGGGGGACTGCTGGGGTGGAGCTACTACGCGGAGGGCACCGTCGTCATGCCGCGCGCGCTGTCCGTCGTGAAGACCGCCCCGCACCCGAACGCGGCCCGTCTCTTCCTGGACTTCCTGCTCTCCGCCGAAGGGCAGGCGGCGGTCGCCGAGGGCGGCCTGGTGCCGTACCGGCCGGACGTGCGCCAGGACGCCATGGACAGTCTGCAGGACATGCGGCGCAGGCTCGGCGCGGACCGCGTCCATCTGTACCGGCCCGTGCGGGTGCCGGAGCGCGTGCGGGAGGCGTACGTCGCGCGCTGGGAGAAGGCGGCCGGCTGA
- a CDS encoding ABC transporter permease, producing the protein MAIQTPPAPPAPSRIPRAGELGTPQYRRLFGAGREVTIHWLTFLVTAVLVLAPVVPILYQSVRNQPLYAAGGAFTLSNYTHLFTSAGFGSIVLDTLLFAVLTTVFALAIAVPMAILLERTRFPAARLFGQVLRWPIYISPLVLAFGWIVVYGPAGFLTSAVREGFGWVPWNLYSLPGMAFVEAVAQVPIAYLFCANALAASDTSLENAARSVGAGPLRVLRSVVVPMLRPPMLYAGLLIFGTAIETLSIPLILGEPAGITLFSNFLYEQGIDSINPDYGLLGAASTFMLLTTIALVVFQTRLLGHAQRFVSVRGKATRSDLLDIGAWKWLGFAFVGLYVVFGALLPMLALILRAFTSLLTPLVNPFDLLTLDNFRLIFDYAPYTESIVNSITVAFVGAVAVTLFGTVVVLVARRSDFRFARLLETTAQSPHAVPGLIVGIGLFWAFTWIPGGDAVRGTLFALIIAFGIRALPSAYGAISPATMQLGAELDNAARVAGADWWRTVSRIMLRLLVPAMLASFLLIWTQMIREYAPAMFLAGAESQVIGTTAIDLWTQGETGSVAALATLQIAVTAVVAGLAGLLLKGKKHA; encoded by the coding sequence ATGGCCATCCAGACACCCCCGGCGCCACCCGCGCCGTCCCGCATCCCGCGCGCGGGCGAGCTGGGCACGCCCCAGTACCGGCGCCTGTTCGGCGCCGGACGTGAGGTCACCATCCACTGGCTGACGTTCCTCGTCACCGCCGTGCTCGTCCTCGCCCCCGTCGTACCGATCCTCTACCAGTCGGTCCGCAACCAGCCCCTGTACGCGGCCGGCGGCGCCTTCACCCTCTCGAACTACACCCACCTGTTCACGTCGGCGGGCTTCGGTTCGATCGTCCTCGACACCCTCCTCTTCGCCGTCCTGACGACCGTGTTCGCGCTCGCCATCGCGGTGCCGATGGCGATTCTGCTGGAGCGCACCCGTTTCCCCGCCGCCCGCCTGTTCGGGCAGGTGCTGCGCTGGCCCATCTACATCTCCCCGCTCGTCCTGGCCTTCGGGTGGATCGTCGTCTACGGCCCGGCCGGCTTCCTGACCAGCGCGGTGCGCGAGGGCTTCGGCTGGGTGCCCTGGAACCTGTACTCACTGCCCGGTATGGCGTTCGTCGAGGCCGTCGCCCAGGTCCCCATCGCCTACCTGTTCTGCGCCAACGCGCTGGCCGCCTCCGACACCTCTCTGGAGAACGCGGCCCGCAGCGTCGGCGCGGGGCCTCTGCGCGTCCTGCGCTCGGTCGTGGTGCCGATGCTGCGCCCGCCGATGCTCTACGCGGGTTTGCTGATCTTCGGCACGGCGATCGAGACCCTGTCCATCCCGCTCATCCTGGGCGAGCCCGCCGGCATCACCCTCTTCTCCAACTTCCTGTACGAGCAGGGCATCGACTCGATCAATCCGGACTACGGCCTGCTGGGCGCGGCGTCCACCTTCATGCTGCTCACCACCATCGCCCTGGTCGTGTTCCAGACGCGGCTGCTGGGGCACGCCCAGCGGTTCGTGTCGGTGCGCGGCAAGGCGACCCGCTCCGACCTGCTCGACATCGGCGCCTGGAAGTGGCTGGGCTTCGCCTTCGTCGGTCTGTACGTCGTCTTCGGCGCACTGCTGCCGATGCTCGCGCTCATCCTGCGCGCGTTCACCTCGCTGCTCACTCCGCTGGTGAACCCGTTCGACCTGCTCACCCTGGACAACTTCCGTCTGATCTTCGACTACGCCCCCTACACCGAGTCGATCGTCAACAGCATCACCGTGGCCTTCGTGGGGGCGGTGGCCGTGACCCTGTTCGGCACGGTGGTCGTCCTCGTGGCACGCCGCTCCGACTTCCGCTTCGCCCGTCTCCTGGAGACGACAGCGCAGTCACCGCACGCGGTCCCGGGCCTGATCGTCGGCATCGGCCTGTTCTGGGCCTTCACCTGGATACCCGGCGGCGACGCGGTGCGCGGCACGCTCTTCGCGCTGATCATCGCCTTCGGCATCCGGGCACTCCCGTCGGCGTACGGCGCGATCTCCCCGGCGACCATGCAGCTCGGAGCCGAACTCGACAACGCCGCACGCGTCGCCGGCGCCGACTGGTGGCGCACGGTGTCCCGGATCATGCTCCGTCTCCTCGTGCCCGCGATGCTCGCCTCGTTCCTGCTCATCTGGACCCAGATGATCCGCGAGTACGCCCCCGCCATGTTCCTCGCCGGAGCCGAGTCACAGGTCATCGGCACCACCGCCATCGATCTGTGGACCCAGGGTGAGACCGGCTCCGTGGCCGCCCTCGCCACCCTCCAGATCGCCGTCACCGCCGTCGTCGCCGGCCTCGCCGGTCTCCTCCTGAAGGGGAAGAAGCATGCCTGA
- the acnA gene encoding aconitate hydratase AcnA — MSTDPSTDPTVTAVLTVEGHSYRYQPLAGLLPAERLAELPYAVRVLLENVARRSPAALGDVLARARSGHGDCELPVHPNRIMLHDTTCLPALADFAALRDSVAELGGDPGRLQPAVPVDLTVDHSVIVEEYGHPDAVERNLLIDFRRNGERYAFVKWAERSLRGFRVVPPGTGIIHQVNMEVLARVVWRDEDSPEGGPPWLHPDVLVATDSHTPMINALGVVGWGVGGLEGQAAMLGEAVTIPYPRVVGVRLTGRLRPGVGATDLALTLTELLRAKGVVDRFVEFCGPGAATLGWAERAAVSNMAPEYGATCVYFPYDDETAAYLRLTGRDEAHVRLVDAYLTAQGLKRTADRPEPRYDDVIDLDLATVEPSVAGPGLPHQRLPLSRVPESFRSTTAGRPANTTEFGERLPEGPVAIAAITSCTHTANPTLVVQAALLAERARRAGLTAKPWVKTSLSPGSRVVEDYLREAGLLAPLAETGFHIVGFGCMTCIGNSGPLHPELERLTTDAHIDPVAVLSGNRNFAGRVNPRVAQSYLASPPLVVAYALAGSILHDFERDPLGTGPDGTSVFLKDLWPTDDEVAARVAASVRPEMFRTNATRLRDGTQAWHEIEAPDGVRFSWSPDSTYIRRPPHLTGLSTSPPDRLRVERAKVLMVLGDDVTTDHISPAGAIPARSAAGRWLADRGVARRDLNQYSTRRSNHEVMLRGAFTNAAVRNRLLPAECDLTGGHAHTADRSAVLPVHEAAATYRAAGHDLVVVAGRNYGAGSSRDWAAKAQALLGVRAVIAESFERIHRNNLIGMGVLPLEFEEGDTASAHAFTGEEEFTFDGLADLCVGTNPVILSLVRPDAPRATVRLRLRLHSRQELAYLRHGGILPYVMRRAVAAS, encoded by the coding sequence ATGAGCACAGACCCCAGCACGGACCCCACCGTCACCGCCGTCCTGACCGTCGAAGGGCACTCGTACCGGTACCAGCCGCTGGCCGGACTGCTGCCCGCGGAGCGGCTCGCCGAACTGCCGTACGCGGTCCGGGTGCTGCTGGAGAACGTCGCCCGCCGTTCCCCCGCGGCGCTCGGCGACGTACTCGCCCGTGCCCGCTCGGGCCACGGTGACTGCGAGCTCCCGGTGCACCCGAACCGGATCATGCTGCACGACACCACGTGTCTGCCCGCCCTCGCCGACTTCGCCGCCCTGCGCGACAGCGTCGCCGAACTCGGCGGTGACCCGGGGCGGCTGCAACCGGCCGTCCCCGTCGACCTGACCGTCGACCACTCGGTCATCGTCGAGGAGTACGGGCACCCCGACGCCGTCGAACGCAACCTGCTCATCGACTTCCGCCGCAACGGCGAGCGCTACGCATTCGTGAAGTGGGCCGAGCGCAGCCTGCGCGGCTTCCGGGTCGTGCCGCCCGGTACCGGCATCATCCACCAGGTCAACATGGAGGTCCTGGCCCGCGTGGTCTGGCGCGACGAGGACTCGCCCGAGGGCGGCCCGCCCTGGCTGCACCCGGACGTGCTGGTCGCCACTGACAGCCACACCCCGATGATCAACGCCTTGGGCGTGGTCGGCTGGGGCGTGGGCGGACTGGAGGGGCAGGCCGCCATGCTGGGCGAGGCGGTGACCATCCCGTACCCACGCGTGGTGGGCGTGCGTCTGACCGGACGTCTGCGGCCCGGCGTCGGCGCCACCGACCTGGCGCTCACCCTCACCGAACTGCTGCGCGCCAAGGGCGTGGTGGACCGGTTCGTGGAGTTCTGCGGCCCCGGTGCCGCCACGCTCGGGTGGGCGGAGCGTGCCGCGGTCTCCAACATGGCACCCGAGTACGGGGCGACCTGCGTCTACTTCCCGTACGACGACGAGACCGCCGCCTACCTGCGGCTGACCGGTCGCGACGAGGCACACGTACGACTGGTCGATGCCTACCTGACCGCGCAGGGCCTCAAGCGCACGGCCGACCGGCCCGAGCCACGCTACGACGACGTCATCGACCTCGATCTGGCGACGGTGGAGCCGAGCGTGGCCGGCCCCGGACTGCCTCATCAGCGGCTTCCGCTGTCCCGGGTGCCCGAGTCCTTCCGGTCCACCACCGCCGGCCGGCCCGCGAACACGACGGAGTTCGGGGAACGGCTCCCCGAGGGGCCGGTCGCCATCGCGGCGATCACCAGTTGCACCCATACCGCCAATCCGACGCTGGTCGTCCAGGCGGCGCTCCTCGCCGAACGGGCGCGGCGGGCCGGGCTCACGGCGAAGCCATGGGTGAAAACGTCCCTTTCCCCCGGCTCACGGGTCGTCGAGGACTACCTGCGCGAGGCCGGGCTCCTGGCGCCCTTGGCGGAGACCGGCTTCCACATCGTCGGCTTCGGCTGCATGACCTGCATCGGCAACTCGGGCCCGCTCCACCCCGAGCTGGAGCGGCTCACCACCGACGCCCACATCGATCCGGTGGCCGTCCTCTCCGGCAACCGCAACTTCGCCGGCCGCGTCAACCCGCGCGTCGCCCAGTCCTACCTCGCCTCGCCACCGCTGGTCGTGGCGTACGCGCTGGCCGGCTCGATCCTGCACGACTTCGAGCGCGACCCGCTCGGTACCGGCCCGGACGGCACGTCCGTGTTCCTGAAGGACCTGTGGCCCACCGACGACGAGGTCGCCGCGCGCGTCGCCGCCTCCGTACGGCCCGAGATGTTCCGGACCAACGCCACCCGGCTGCGGGACGGCACCCAGGCGTGGCACGAGATCGAGGCGCCCGACGGCGTCCGCTTCTCCTGGAGTCCGGACTCCACCTACATCCGCCGCCCCCCGCACCTCACGGGCCTGTCCACCTCGCCGCCCGACCGACTGCGCGTCGAGCGGGCCAAGGTGCTGATGGTGCTGGGCGACGACGTCACCACGGACCACATCTCACCGGCCGGCGCCATTCCGGCGCGCAGTGCCGCCGGGCGCTGGCTGGCGGACCGCGGCGTCGCCCGCCGCGACCTCAACCAGTACTCGACCCGCCGCAGCAATCACGAGGTCATGCTGCGCGGTGCCTTCACCAACGCCGCCGTACGCAACCGGCTTCTCCCCGCGGAATGCGACCTCACCGGCGGTCACGCCCACACCGCCGACCGCTCCGCCGTCCTGCCCGTCCACGAAGCCGCGGCGACCTACCGTGCCGCGGGCCACGATCTGGTCGTGGTTGCGGGCCGCAACTACGGCGCCGGCTCCAGCCGCGACTGGGCCGCCAAAGCACAGGCGCTGCTGGGAGTGCGGGCGGTGATAGCCGAGTCCTTCGAGCGCATCCACCGCAACAACCTGATCGGCATGGGTGTGCTGCCCCTGGAGTTCGAGGAGGGCGACACCGCATCGGCCCACGCCTTCACCGGAGAGGAGGAATTCACCTTCGACGGCCTCGCCGACCTGTGCGTCGGCACGAACCCCGTCATCCTGTCCCTCGTCCGGCCCGACGCACCCCGCGCCACGGTCCGTCTCAGGCTGCGCCTCCACTCGCGCCAGGAACTGGCCTACCTGCGGCACGGCGGGATCCTGCCATACGTGATGCGCCGCGCCGTCGCGGCGTCGTAA
- a CDS encoding cold-shock protein yields MAAGTVKWFNAEKGFGFIEQDGGGADVFAHYSNIAAQGFRELLEGQKVNFDIAQGQKGPTAENIVPA; encoded by the coding sequence ATGGCTGCTGGTACCGTGAAGTGGTTCAACGCGGAAAAGGGCTTCGGCTTCATCGAGCAGGACGGTGGCGGCGCTGATGTGTTCGCCCACTACTCGAACATCGCCGCCCAGGGCTTCCGCGAGCTGCTCGAAGGCCAGAAGGTGAACTTCGACATCGCGCAGGGCCAGAAGGGCCCGACGGCCGAGAACATCGTTCCCGCCTGA
- a CDS encoding SCO5918 family protein has protein sequence MRCVIARFPFDLTKSGVLESMKGVKPEPVTGESVIIGRRHYPAKQVGQVITRQDRRDFSTGEILRAMAQLGFTCRTLPEAAPARSDSPLQRASAMLGAPHLSV, from the coding sequence ATGCGCTGTGTCATTGCCCGCTTCCCGTTCGACCTGACCAAGAGCGGCGTGCTGGAATCGATGAAGGGCGTCAAACCCGAACCGGTCACCGGCGAGTCCGTGATCATCGGACGACGCCACTACCCCGCCAAGCAGGTCGGCCAGGTCATCACCCGCCAGGACCGCCGCGACTTCAGCACCGGCGAAATCCTAAGGGCCATGGCCCAGCTGGGCTTCACCTGCCGCACCCTTCCCGAGGCCGCCCCCGCGCGCAGCGACAGTCCGTTGCAGCGGGCTTCCGCCATGCTCGGCGCCCCCCACCTGTCCGTCTGA
- a CDS encoding SDR family oxidoreductase has product MSNEDITRQTTENTEQAGPKGPLAGRIALVAGATRGAGRAQAVELGRAGATVYVTGRTTRARASEVGRTTETIEETAELVTAAGGTGIAVPTDHLDEAQVRALVERIDREYERLDILVNDLWGGEHLLATSVFGKKSWETPLADGLRILELGARSHVITAALLLPLLIRSDAPLHVEVTDGTAHSNRRYRENIYYDLAKNAPIRLAFGLAQELAEYEGTAVAVSPGFLRSEQMLSHFGVSEENWRDAIAQEPTFAIAESPHYLARTVAALAADPDRAKRWNGKSTSSGELARAYGVTDVDGSRPDAWAYFEDVTYGGKEASPDDYR; this is encoded by the coding sequence ATGAGCAACGAGGACATCACCAGGCAGACCACTGAGAACACCGAGCAGGCCGGTCCGAAGGGTCCGCTGGCAGGACGGATCGCCCTCGTGGCGGGCGCTACCCGCGGGGCGGGACGAGCTCAGGCTGTGGAACTGGGGCGGGCCGGCGCGACCGTGTATGTGACCGGCCGAACCACCCGGGCCCGGGCCAGCGAGGTCGGCCGGACGACCGAGACCATCGAGGAGACCGCCGAACTCGTCACCGCAGCGGGCGGCACCGGAATCGCAGTTCCCACCGACCATCTCGACGAAGCCCAGGTCCGCGCCCTCGTCGAGCGGATCGACCGGGAGTACGAGCGGCTCGACATTCTCGTCAACGACCTGTGGGGCGGCGAGCACCTTCTGGCCACCTCGGTGTTCGGGAAGAAGAGCTGGGAGACACCGCTCGCCGACGGCCTGCGGATCCTGGAGCTTGGCGCGCGCTCGCACGTGATCACGGCGGCGCTGCTGCTTCCGCTGCTGATCCGCTCCGACGCGCCGCTGCATGTGGAAGTCACCGACGGTACCGCGCACTCCAACCGCCGCTACCGCGAGAACATCTACTACGACCTGGCGAAGAACGCCCCGATCCGCCTCGCGTTCGGGCTGGCTCAGGAGCTGGCGGAGTACGAGGGCACGGCGGTCGCGGTGTCCCCGGGCTTCCTGCGTTCGGAGCAGATGCTCTCCCACTTCGGTGTGAGTGAGGAGAACTGGCGTGACGCGATCGCCCAAGAGCCGACGTTCGCGATCGCGGAGTCCCCGCACTACCTGGCCCGTACGGTCGCTGCGCTGGCCGCCGACCCAGACCGCGCGAAGCGGTGGAACGGCAAGTCCACCTCCAGCGGGGAACTGGCCAGGGCATACGGGGTGACGGACGTGGACGGCAGCCGGCCGGATGCCTGGGCATACTTCGAGGACGTCACCTACGGCGGCAAGGAAGCCTCCCCTGACGACTACCGCTGA